In the genome of Acidobacteriota bacterium, one region contains:
- a CDS encoding UDP-glucuronic acid decarboxylase family protein, with the protein MTSAPQQTSLVTGGAGFLGSHLCERLLAEGHRVICVDNLLTGRRENLAAVMNDPRFRFIEHDISMPLFLDGQEFDDRGLGDEAIDNVLHFASPASPIDYLELPIQTLKVGSLGTHNSLGLAKAKGARFLLASTSEVYGDPLIHPQPETYWGNVNPVGPRGVYDEAKRFAEAMAMAYHRVHGLEVRIVRIFNTYGPRMRLADGRVVPAFMQQAIAGEPLTIFGDGSQTRSFCYVDDLVEGIFRLLLSDCAEPVNIGNPHEMTIREFAEQIIALTGSTSTLTFEPLPTDDPKVRQPDITRAREVLGWEPKVSLAEGLGRSLEYFRHEVDAQRAARVAHGDL; encoded by the coding sequence GTGACCTCGGCGCCCCAGCAAACTTCACTCGTCACCGGCGGCGCCGGCTTCTTGGGCTCCCACCTCTGCGAGCGGCTGCTCGCCGAGGGGCACCGGGTGATCTGCGTCGACAATCTCCTCACCGGCCGGCGGGAAAACCTCGCCGCCGTCATGAACGACCCCCGCTTCCGCTTCATTGAGCACGACATCTCGATGCCGCTCTTTCTCGATGGACAAGAGTTCGACGATAGGGGCCTAGGCGACGAGGCGATCGACAACGTGCTGCACTTCGCCTCACCGGCCAGCCCGATCGACTACCTTGAACTGCCGATCCAAACCCTGAAAGTGGGTTCCCTCGGCACCCACAACAGCCTCGGCCTGGCCAAGGCCAAGGGAGCGCGATTTCTCCTCGCCTCCACCTCCGAGGTGTACGGCGACCCGCTGATCCATCCGCAGCCGGAGACCTACTGGGGCAACGTCAACCCGGTGGGCCCGCGCGGCGTCTACGACGAGGCCAAGCGCTTCGCCGAGGCGATGGCGATGGCGTACCACCGAGTGCACGGCCTGGAGGTACGCATCGTGCGCATCTTCAACACCTACGGCCCGCGCATGCGCCTGGCCGATGGCCGGGTGGTGCCGGCTTTCATGCAGCAGGCGATCGCCGGCGAGCCGCTGACCATCTTCGGCGACGGCAGCCAGACGCGCTCGTTTTGCTACGTCGACGACCTGGTGGAGGGCATCTTCCGGCTGCTTTTGAGCGACTGCGCCGAGCCGGTCAACATCGGCAACCCGCACGAGATGACCATCCGCGAGTTCGCCGAGCAGATTATCGCCCTGACCGGCAGTACCAGCACCTTGACCTTCGAACCGCTGCCGACGGACGATCCCAAGGTGCGTCAGCCGGACATCACCAGGGCCCGCGAGGTGCTCGGCTGGGAGCCGAAGGTCTCCCTCGCCGAGGGTCTCGGGCGCAGCCTGGAATACTTCCGCCACGAGGTCGATGCACAACGGGCCGCCCGCGTGGCTCATGGAGACTTGTAA
- a CDS encoding VTT domain-containing protein produces MSNPPPARPAPATKPQPEPLISRRGAALRFALLAVIVVAGFALFRWTPLGEAVTDGRLLEAVRDSPWAPVVFIAIFAVLCPVGMPVSPVVAVGGVFFGVGLGTLYNFLGCFSGAATSYGLARLLGRDFVATLGRGGRLQRVERTLRRQSFWNLVVIRFVPLPFPLVNYGAALSGIRAFKFLAATAVGLAPAIAIYTYLGAAVVTAASEGGREGLLPAFLALGGLILLTFIPRLLTARRRRKRLADLRAERAKRRR; encoded by the coding sequence GTGAGTAACCCACCGCCGGCGAGGCCCGCGCCCGCGACGAAACCGCAGCCCGAGCCGCTCATCAGCCGGCGAGGGGCGGCGCTGCGGTTCGCGCTGCTGGCGGTCATCGTCGTCGCCGGCTTCGCCCTCTTCCGCTGGACCCCGCTCGGCGAAGCGGTCACCGACGGCCGCCTCCTCGAAGCGGTGCGGGACAGCCCCTGGGCACCGGTCGTGTTCATCGCGATCTTCGCCGTCCTCTGCCCCGTGGGCATGCCCGTCAGCCCGGTGGTGGCAGTGGGCGGAGTGTTCTTCGGGGTGGGTCTCGGCACCCTCTACAACTTTCTCGGCTGCTTTAGCGGCGCCGCCACCTCCTACGGCCTGGCGCGGCTCCTCGGCCGCGACTTCGTCGCCACCCTCGGTCGCGGCGGACGCCTCCAGCGGGTGGAGCGCACCCTGCGCCGTCAGAGCTTCTGGAACCTGGTGGTGATCCGCTTCGTGCCGCTGCCGTTCCCGCTGGTCAACTACGGCGCCGCCCTCTCGGGCATCCGCGCGTTCAAGTTCCTCGCCGCCACCGCCGTCGGCCTGGCGCCCGCCATCGCCATCTACACCTACCTCGGCGCGGCGGTGGTCACCGCCGCCAGCGAGGGCGGCCGCGAGGGCCTGCTGCCCGCCTTCCTCGCTCTGGGCGGGTTGATCCTCCTCACCTTCATCCCCCGCCTGTTGACCGCCCGCCGGCGAC
- a CDS encoding UDP-glucose/GDP-mannose dehydrogenase family protein, giving the protein MNVCVVGSGYVGLVTGACLADFGMTVTGVDKDADKIAALHRGEIPIYEPGLQSLIAKNEQAGRLSFTTDLGPAIEQAQAVFIAVGTPPREDGSADLTFVRQVAQSVAEHLNGYKIIVTKSTVPIGTGQMIEDIVRQGTGGGQDFAVVSNPEFLREGSAISDFMRPDRVVVGSRDPRALELMREIYAPLRVADVPFVETNVESAELIKYASNGFLATKISFINEVAAICEALGADVEVVSRGMGLDNRIGPKFLNAGPGFGGSCFPKDTQAVVQIAQRAGERFRIVEAVLEVNEITQQRMVDKIDAALGGVAGKTLAILGLSFKPDTDDVRESPALTICAGLTERGAALRVYDPEAMDASRETLPDAEYCSGPYDAALGTDAVVILTEWNQFRALELDKLAERVHQKVIVDLRNIYEPGRVAAAGFRYVSVGRGEAKPSPASASQEAS; this is encoded by the coding sequence ATGAATGTTTGCGTTGTAGGGAGTGGGTATGTCGGTCTGGTCACCGGCGCTTGCCTGGCCGATTTCGGCATGACCGTGACCGGCGTCGACAAGGATGCCGACAAGATTGCCGCCCTTCACCGGGGTGAGATCCCGATCTACGAACCGGGCCTGCAGAGCCTGATCGCCAAGAACGAACAGGCCGGGCGGCTGTCCTTCACCACCGACCTGGGACCGGCCATCGAGCAGGCCCAGGCGGTGTTCATCGCCGTCGGCACACCTCCGCGGGAGGACGGCTCGGCGGACCTGACCTTCGTGCGGCAGGTCGCCCAGTCGGTCGCCGAACACCTGAACGGCTACAAAATCATTGTCACCAAGAGCACCGTGCCCATCGGCACCGGTCAGATGATCGAGGACATCGTGCGCCAGGGCACCGGCGGCGGGCAGGACTTCGCGGTGGTCAGCAATCCGGAATTCCTGCGCGAGGGTTCGGCCATCTCGGACTTCATGCGGCCGGACCGGGTGGTGGTCGGCTCGCGGGATCCGCGTGCCTTGGAGCTGATGCGCGAGATCTACGCGCCTCTGAGGGTGGCGGACGTGCCCTTCGTGGAGACCAACGTCGAGAGCGCCGAACTGATCAAGTACGCCTCGAACGGCTTCCTGGCGACCAAGATCTCGTTCATCAACGAGGTGGCGGCGATCTGCGAGGCCTTGGGCGCCGATGTCGAAGTGGTGTCCCGCGGCATGGGCCTCGACAACCGCATCGGTCCCAAGTTCTTGAACGCCGGCCCCGGCTTCGGCGGTTCATGCTTCCCCAAGGACACCCAGGCGGTGGTGCAGATTGCACAGCGGGCCGGCGAGCGCTTCCGCATTGTGGAAGCGGTGTTGGAAGTCAACGAGATCACTCAGCAACGGATGGTCGACAAGATCGACGCGGCGCTGGGAGGTGTCGCCGGCAAGACCCTGGCCATTCTCGGCCTGTCCTTCAAGCCGGATACGGACGATGTGCGTGAATCCCCGGCCCTGACCATCTGCGCCGGCCTCACCGAGCGCGGTGCCGCCCTGCGGGTGTACGACCCGGAGGCGATGGACGCCTCGCGCGAGACGCTGCCGGACGCCGAGTACTGCAGCGGTCCCTACGACGCCGCCCTCGGCACCGACGCGGTGGTGATCCTCACCGAGTGGAACCAGTTCCGCGCCCTGGAACTCGACAAGCTCGCGGAGCGGGTCCACCAGAAGGTGATCGTCGACCTGCGCAATATCTACGAACCGGGGCGGGTCGCCGCCGCCGGCTTCCGCTACGTTTCCGTCGGCCGCGGTGAGGCGAAGCCCTCTCCCGCTTCCGCCTCGCAGGAGGCATCGTGA
- a CDS encoding oxidative damage protection protein: protein MANIVTCARCGETKTALDKPPLPGKVGQQVQENICTDCWDEWGNMEVMVINELRLNFMDPKSQEILQQQMREFFHLQGE from the coding sequence ATGGCGAACATCGTCACCTGCGCCCGCTGCGGCGAGACCAAGACCGCCCTCGACAAACCTCCCCTGCCCGGCAAAGTCGGACAGCAAGTGCAGGAAAACATCTGCACCGACTGCTGGGACGAATGGGGCAACATGGAAGTGATGGTGATCAACGAGCTGCGCCTCAACTTCATGGATCCCAAGTCGCAGGAAATCCTTCAGCAACAGATGCGCGAGTTCTTCCACCTCCAGGGTGAGTAA